One Pseudomonas abieticivorans genomic region harbors:
- a CDS encoding efflux RND transporter permease subunit has product MNLSGPFIRRPVATLLLSLAIVLLGGLSFGLLPVSPLPNMDFPVIVVSANLAGASPEVMASTVATPLERSFGAISGVTTMSSRSSQGSTRVILQFDMDRDINGAAREVQAAINASRSLLPSGMRSMPTYKKVNPSQAPIMVLSLTSDVLQKGQLYDLASTILSQSLSQVSGVGEVQIGGSSLPAVRVELEPQLLNQYGVSLEDVRSTIANANSRRPKGFVEDAGSNWQVQANDQLEKAKDYRPLIIRYQDGSVLRLTDVAKVTDAVEDRYNAGFFNDDSAVLLVINRQAGANIIQTVAQIKAQLPALEAVLPASVKLNLAMDRSPVIKATLHEAESTLLIAVALVVLVVYLFLGNFRASLIPTLAVPVSLVGTFAIMYLWGFSLNNLSLMALILATGLVVDDAIVVLENISRHIDEGVPPIQAAYRGAEEVGFTLLSMNVSLVAVFLSILFMGGIIESLFREFSITLAASIVVSLVVSLTLTPMLCARWLKPHVPGQENRLQRLSQKVNDRLVAGYDTSLGWVLKHRRLTLLSLFVTIGVNIALYVVVPKTFMPQQDTGQLMGFVRGDDGLSFSVMQPKMEAYRRAILADPAVQSVAGFIGGNNGTNNATILVRLKPIKERNVSAQAVIERLRKDLPKTPGARLMLMADQDLQFGGARDQTTSQYQYIVQSGDLAALRLWYPKIVAAFKGIPQITSIDAREGRGAAQVTLVVDRDQAKRLGVDMSMVTAVLNNAYSQRQISTIYDSLNQYMVVMEINPKYAQDPVTLEQVQIINASGARVPLSSIAHYENSLADDSVSHEGQFASESISFDLAEGVPLDKATAALEHAIAKVGLPESIIVKVAGTGDAFAAAQKSQPWMILGALVAVYLVLGILYESYVHPLTILSTLPSAGVGALLSIYLTGGEFSLISLLGLFLLIGVVKKNAILMIDLALQLEREAGMGPLESIRTACLMRLRPILMTTLAAILGALPLMLATAEGAEMRQPLGLTIIGGLIFSQILTLYTTPVVYLYLDRLRHRVNRWRGVRTDAALETPL; this is encoded by the coding sequence ATGAACCTGTCAGGGCCATTTATCCGTCGCCCGGTGGCGACCCTGTTGCTGAGCCTGGCCATCGTGCTGCTGGGCGGCCTGAGCTTTGGCTTGCTGCCGGTGTCGCCGCTGCCCAACATGGACTTCCCGGTGATCGTGGTGTCGGCCAACCTGGCCGGCGCCAGCCCCGAAGTCATGGCCTCTACCGTGGCCACGCCGCTGGAGCGCTCGTTCGGCGCTATCTCGGGCGTCACCACCATGAGCAGCCGTTCAAGCCAGGGCTCCACCCGGGTGATCTTGCAGTTCGACATGGACCGCGACATCAACGGCGCTGCCCGCGAGGTGCAGGCGGCCATCAACGCCTCGCGCAGTTTGCTGCCCAGCGGCATGCGCAGCATGCCCACCTACAAGAAGGTCAACCCCTCGCAAGCGCCGATCATGGTGCTGTCGCTGACCAGCGATGTGTTGCAGAAGGGCCAGTTGTATGACCTGGCCTCCACCATCCTCTCGCAAAGCCTGTCCCAGGTCAGTGGCGTGGGCGAGGTGCAGATCGGAGGCAGTTCGCTGCCGGCGGTGCGGGTCGAGCTTGAGCCGCAGTTGCTCAACCAGTACGGCGTGTCGCTTGAGGATGTGCGCAGCACCATCGCCAATGCCAACTCGCGCCGGCCCAAGGGCTTTGTCGAAGACGCCGGCAGCAATTGGCAGGTGCAAGCCAACGACCAGTTGGAAAAGGCCAAGGATTACCGCCCGCTGATCATCCGCTACCAGGACGGCTCGGTGCTGCGCCTGACCGACGTGGCCAAGGTCACCGACGCCGTGGAGGACCGCTACAACGCCGGCTTCTTCAACGATGACTCGGCGGTGCTGCTGGTGATCAACCGCCAGGCCGGGGCCAACATCATCCAGACCGTGGCGCAGATCAAGGCGCAACTGCCGGCGCTGGAAGCGGTGCTGCCGGCCAGCGTCAAGCTGAACCTGGCCATGGACCGTTCGCCGGTGATCAAGGCCACCTTGCACGAGGCCGAGAGCACGCTGCTGATCGCCGTGGCGCTGGTAGTGCTGGTGGTGTACCTGTTCCTGGGCAATTTCCGCGCCTCGTTGATCCCCACCCTGGCGGTGCCGGTGTCGCTGGTGGGCACCTTCGCGATCATGTACCTGTGGGGCTTCTCGCTGAACAACCTGTCGCTGATGGCCCTGATCCTGGCCACGGGGCTGGTGGTGGATGACGCCATCGTGGTGCTGGAGAACATCTCGCGGCACATCGACGAGGGTGTGCCACCGATCCAGGCGGCCTATCGCGGCGCCGAGGAAGTGGGCTTCACCCTGTTGTCGATGAACGTCTCGCTGGTGGCCGTGTTCCTCTCCATCCTGTTCATGGGCGGGATCATCGAGAGCCTGTTCCGCGAGTTCTCCATCACCCTGGCGGCCTCCATCGTGGTCTCGCTGGTGGTCTCGCTCACCCTCACGCCGATGCTCTGCGCGCGCTGGCTCAAGCCCCACGTGCCGGGGCAGGAGAACCGCCTGCAACGCTTGAGCCAGAAGGTCAACGATCGCCTGGTGGCCGGTTACGACACAAGCCTTGGCTGGGTGCTCAAGCATCGCCGGCTGACGCTGCTCAGCCTGTTCGTGACCATCGGGGTGAACATCGCCCTGTACGTGGTGGTGCCCAAGACCTTCATGCCGCAGCAGGACACCGGGCAATTGATGGGCTTCGTGCGCGGTGACGACGGGCTGTCGTTCAGCGTGATGCAGCCGAAAATGGAAGCCTACCGCCGGGCGATCCTTGCCGACCCCGCGGTGCAAAGCGTGGCCGGGTTCATCGGTGGCAACAACGGAACCAACAACGCGACCATCCTGGTGCGGCTCAAGCCGATCAAGGAGCGTAACGTCTCCGCCCAGGCGGTCATCGAGCGCCTGCGCAAGGACCTGCCGAAAACCCCGGGCGCGCGGCTGATGCTGATGGCCGACCAGGACCTGCAATTTGGCGGCGCCCGCGACCAGACCACCTCGCAGTACCAGTACATCGTGCAAAGTGGCGACCTGGCGGCCTTGCGCCTGTGGTACCCGAAGATCGTCGCGGCGTTCAAGGGCATCCCGCAGATTACCTCCATCGATGCCCGCGAGGGCAGGGGGGCGGCGCAAGTCACCCTGGTGGTCGATCGCGACCAGGCCAAGCGCCTGGGCGTGGACATGAGCATGGTCACCGCCGTGCTCAACAACGCCTACAGCCAGCGGCAGATCTCTACCATCTACGACAGCCTGAACCAGTACATGGTGGTGATGGAGATCAACCCCAAATACGCCCAGGACCCGGTCACCCTGGAGCAGGTGCAAATCATCAACGCCTCGGGCGCGCGGGTACCGCTGTCGAGCATTGCCCATTACGAGAACAGCCTGGCCGATGACAGCGTCAGCCACGAGGGCCAGTTCGCCTCCGAAAGTATTTCCTTCGACCTGGCCGAGGGCGTGCCCCTGGACAAGGCCACGGCGGCGCTGGAACACGCGATCGCCAAGGTCGGCCTGCCCGAGTCGATCATCGTCAAGGTGGCCGGCACCGGCGATGCCTTTGCCGCCGCACAAAAGAGCCAGCCGTGGATGATCCTCGGCGCCCTGGTGGCGGTGTACCTGGTGCTGGGCATCCTGTACGAAAGCTACGTGCACCCGCTGACGATTCTCTCGACCCTGCCGTCGGCGGGTGTCGGCGCCTTGCTCAGCATCTACCTGACCGGTGGCGAGTTCAGCCTGATCTCGCTGCTGGGCCTGTTCCTGTTGATCGGGGTGGTGAAGAAAAACGCCATCCTGATGATCGACCTGGCGCTGCAGCTGGAGCGTGAGGCGGGCATGGGCCCATTGGAGTCGATCCGCACGGCATGCCTGATGCGTCTGCGGCCGATTTTGATGACCACCCTTGCGGCGATCCTCGGTGCCTTGCCGCTGATGCTGGCCACCGCCGAAGGCGCCGAGATGCGCCAGCCACTGGGCCTGACCATCATCGGCGGGCTGATCTTCAGCCAGATCCTCACGCTTTACACCACGCCTGTGGTCTACCTCTACCTGGACCGCCTGCGCCACCGCGTCAATCGCTGGCGCGGCGTGCGGACCGATGCTGCCTTGGAAACCCCGCTATGA
- a CDS encoding OprD family outer membrane porin, whose translation MIKTLIRPLAGVLLGGAMFSAHADFIDDSHADLTLLNRYLNQQGSSVAGSNAKAKSVRDWGQGFELNFKSGYTAGTVGVGLDVQAFYGLKLDSNSTQGSMFPLDDGKSANNFGVLSPTFKMRFLKDELRVGTLYQNNPMLANTDGRLYHQTNTGAQLVSKDLDNFTFTGGDITQTKIRNESGDSDMTTGGGKKLSNRFLYGGADYTGIANTTLSAWYSNLEDYYQQFYLGARRTDALPVGSLFSDFRAYRSLGVGENASGDSDYAAAGYYGDGLSKGRINQATVSLMESYSLEGHTAGIGYQKNSGDSDFPYLDSGLNGGDARQGPSSGADSPALTNLQLNKFQHAGEQTWLAQYKYDFGHLGLKGLGFSALYAHGDSVRVASGGDSEWERDLALSYEVPDGQLKGLGVTWKNAHASPGMTGSTVQEENRFYVSYVVPLW comes from the coding sequence ATGATCAAGACACTTATCAGGCCCTTGGCCGGCGTGCTGCTGGGCGGCGCCATGTTCAGCGCACACGCCGATTTTATCGATGACAGCCACGCCGACCTGACGCTGCTCAACCGTTACCTCAACCAGCAAGGCAGCAGCGTGGCCGGCAGCAACGCCAAGGCCAAGAGCGTGCGCGACTGGGGCCAGGGGTTCGAGCTGAACTTCAAGTCCGGTTACACCGCAGGCACCGTTGGCGTGGGCCTGGACGTGCAGGCGTTCTATGGCCTGAAACTGGACTCCAACAGTACCCAAGGCAGCATGTTCCCGTTGGATGATGGCAAGTCGGCCAACAACTTCGGCGTGCTCAGCCCCACCTTCAAAATGCGCTTTCTCAAGGACGAATTGCGGGTAGGCACGCTGTACCAGAACAACCCGATGCTGGCCAACACCGACGGGCGCCTGTACCACCAGACCAATACCGGTGCGCAACTGGTGTCCAAGGATCTGGACAACTTCACCTTCACCGGCGGGGACATCACCCAGACCAAGATCCGCAACGAGTCGGGCGACAGTGACATGACCACCGGCGGCGGCAAGAAACTCAGCAACCGCTTCCTGTACGGTGGCGCCGACTACACCGGTATCGCCAACACCACCCTGAGCGCCTGGTATTCCAACCTTGAGGATTACTACCAGCAGTTCTACCTGGGTGCACGGCGCACCGACGCCTTGCCGGTGGGCAGCCTGTTCAGCGATTTTCGCGCCTACCGCAGCCTGGGCGTGGGCGAGAACGCCTCGGGCGACAGCGACTATGCTGCCGCCGGCTACTACGGCGATGGGCTGAGCAAGGGCCGTATCAACCAGGCCACCGTCAGCCTGATGGAAAGCTACAGCCTGGAAGGCCACACGGCCGGTATCGGTTACCAGAAAAACAGCGGCGACAGCGACTTCCCCTACCTGGACTCCGGTCTCAATGGCGGTGATGCGCGCCAAGGGCCGTCGTCGGGCGCGGACTCGCCAGCCCTCACCAACCTGCAGTTGAACAAGTTCCAGCACGCGGGCGAGCAGACCTGGCTCGCCCAGTACAAGTATGACTTCGGCCATTTGGGCCTCAAGGGGCTGGGCTTCAGCGCGCTGTACGCCCACGGCGATTCGGTGCGCGTGGCCAGCGGTGGCGACAGCGAATGGGAGCGTGACCTGGCGCTTAGTTACGAAGTGCCGGACGGCCAGCTCAAGGGCCTGGGCGTGACCTGGAAAAACGCCCACGCCAGCCCCGGCATGACCGGCTCCACGGTGCAGGAAGAGAATCGCTTTTACGTAAGCTATGTAGTCCCGCTCTGGTAA
- a CDS encoding DUF1652 domain-containing protein, whose translation MMTLGLCSLELRNIIECAFLPKRCTCQVAPDKSLTVQVTDPVTGRVDLLVTGISTDRLNSSRAISDLIAELRGDLERNRHTFPRARAS comes from the coding sequence ATGATGACGCTGGGATTGTGCAGTCTGGAACTGCGCAACATTATCGAGTGTGCTTTTTTGCCCAAGCGCTGCACGTGTCAGGTGGCGCCTGATAAATCACTGACCGTGCAGGTCACCGACCCGGTGACAGGCCGGGTGGATTTGCTGGTAACCGGTATCTCCACCGATCGCCTGAACAGCAGTCGGGCCATTTCCGATCTGATCGCTGAGTTGCGTGGCGACCTGGAGCGCAATCGCCACACCTTCCCCCGCGCGCGCGCAAGCTGA
- a CDS encoding MdtA/MuxA family multidrug efflux RND transporter periplasmic adaptor subunit produces the protein MVDHSMQPSGSRKSRRWLSGLLVLLLIAAAAGAWHWHSTRNASPAAAGGEPAKGRPHGGRPGGNPMRPGFGPSSGPTPVRVAPATVGDFPVYYKALGTVTATNTVSVRSRVAGELVKVAFQEGQMVKAGDLLAVIDPRPYEIALQQAMGTQAQDQAQLKNAQLDLQRYKGLFAEDSIAKQTLDTQQALVNQYQGTLKTDEANVNNAKLNLEFTQIRAPITGRVGLRQLDIGNLVAANDTTALLVITQVQPITVIFTLPETTLDPVLARVHSGATLPVEAWDRGDNKQQASGVLASLDNQIDTTTGTLKFKAKFDNKDQALFPNQFVNVHLLADTLKGVVLAPTAAVQFGTNGTFVYALDGDHKVKIRQLEIGASDGNVTVIKSGLAAGDRVVLEGTDRLRDGGAVEVVNGADDVPTTPGEHLQGKDAAPADKEAKSGV, from the coding sequence ATGGTCGACCACTCCATGCAACCGTCCGGTTCCCGCAAATCCCGTCGCTGGCTGTCTGGCCTGCTTGTCCTGTTGCTGATTGCCGCCGCCGCAGGCGCCTGGCACTGGCATTCGACCCGCAATGCAAGCCCTGCCGCCGCAGGCGGCGAGCCGGCAAAGGGCAGGCCCCACGGCGGCCGCCCCGGTGGCAACCCGATGCGTCCGGGCTTCGGCCCCTCAAGCGGGCCGACGCCGGTGCGTGTGGCACCGGCGACCGTGGGCGACTTCCCGGTCTATTACAAGGCGTTGGGCACCGTGACGGCGACCAACACCGTGAGCGTGCGCAGCCGCGTGGCCGGTGAACTGGTCAAGGTGGCCTTCCAGGAGGGGCAGATGGTCAAGGCCGGCGACCTGCTCGCGGTGATCGACCCGCGCCCCTACGAAATCGCCTTGCAACAGGCCATGGGCACCCAGGCCCAGGACCAGGCGCAATTGAAGAACGCCCAACTCGACCTGCAGCGCTACAAGGGCCTGTTCGCCGAGGACAGCATTGCCAAGCAAACCCTGGACACCCAGCAGGCGCTGGTCAACCAGTACCAGGGCACGCTCAAGACCGACGAGGCCAACGTCAACAACGCCAAGCTGAACCTTGAGTTCACCCAGATTCGCGCACCGATCACCGGCCGCGTGGGCTTGCGCCAGTTAGACATTGGCAACCTGGTAGCGGCCAATGACACCACCGCCTTGCTGGTGATTACCCAGGTGCAGCCGATCACGGTGATCTTCACCCTTCCGGAAACCACCCTGGACCCGGTGCTGGCCCGGGTGCACAGTGGCGCCACCTTGCCGGTCGAAGCCTGGGACCGCGGCGACAACAAGCAACAGGCGAGCGGCGTGCTGGCCAGCCTGGACAACCAGATCGACACCACCACCGGTACCCTGAAGTTCAAGGCCAAGTTCGATAACAAGGACCAGGCCCTGTTCCCCAATCAATTCGTTAACGTGCACCTGCTGGCCGACACCCTCAAGGGCGTCGTCCTGGCACCGACGGCGGCGGTGCAGTTTGGTACCAACGGCACATTCGTCTATGCATTGGACGGTGACCACAAGGTGAAGATTCGCCAACTGGAAATCGGCGCCTCCGATGGCAACGTCACGGTCATCAAGAGCGGCCTGGCCGCCGGTGATCGCGTGGTACTGGAGGGTACCGACCGCCTGCGCGATGGTGGCGCGGTGGAAGTGGTCAATGGCGCTGACGACGTGCCCACGACGCCCGGTGAACACCTGCAAGGCAAAGACGCGGCCCCGGCCGACAAAGAGGCCAAGAGCGGCGTATGA
- a CDS encoding MdtB/MuxB family multidrug efflux RND transporter permease subunit, with product MNLSRLFILRPVATTLSMLAIVLAGLIAYRLLPVSALPQVDYPTIRVMTLYPGASPQVMTSAVTAPLERQFGQMPGLTQMASTSSGGASVLTLRFSLDINMDVAEQEVQAAINGATNLLPSDLPAPPVYNKVNPADTPVLTLAVSSKTMLLPKLNDLVDTRMAQKIAQISGVGMVSIAGGQRQAVRIKVNPEALAANGLNLADVRTLIGASNVNQPKGNFDGPTRVSMLDANDQMASPEEYANLVLAYKNGAPLRLKDVAQVVDGAENERLAAWANQNQAVLLNIQRQPGANVIEVVDRIKALLPSITDNLPAGLDVTVLTDRTQTIRASVSDVQHELFISIALVVLVTFLFLRRFSATIIPSIAVPLSLVGTFGVMYLAGFSVNNLTLMAMTIATGFVVDDAIVMLENISRHIEEGETPLQAALKGAKQIGFTLLSLTFSLIAVLIPLLFMADVVGRLFREFAITLAVAILISLVVSLTLTPMMCARLLKREPKPEEQGRFYKASGAWIDWLIEAYGRKLQWVLRHQFITLLVAIGTLALTVVLYLMVPKGFFPVQDTGVIQGITEAPQSISFQAMSLRQQELAKVVLQDPAVESLSSYIGVDGDNATLNSGRLLINLKPHGQRDLTATQVIARIQPEVDKLVGMRLFMQPVQDLTIEDRVSRTQYQFSMSSPDADLLAQWSGKLVDALRQRPELTDVASDLQDKGLQVYLVIDRDAAKRLGINVSDITNALYDAFGQRQISTIYTQASQYRVVLQSADASILGPKALDQIHVKTLQNDPTSTGSTAITTTAGVSAPQVKLSSLAHIEQRQAQLAITHIGQFPAVMMSFNLAPGVALGQAVQLIEQTQKDIGMPIGVQTEFQGAAQAFQASLSSTLLLILAAVVTMYIVLGVLYESYIHPITILSTLPSAAVGALLALMVTGNDLGMIAIIGIILLIGIVKKNAIMMIDFALDAERNQGMAPEAAIYQAALLRFRPILMTTMAALFGAIPLMLASGSGAELRQPLGLVMVGGLLVSQVLTLFTTPVIYLYFDRLARRMRRQPKPAEPVEA from the coding sequence ATGAATCTCTCGCGGTTGTTCATCCTGCGTCCGGTAGCGACGACCCTGAGCATGCTGGCCATCGTTTTGGCCGGCTTGATCGCCTATCGCCTGTTGCCGGTGTCGGCGTTGCCCCAGGTTGATTACCCGACCATCCGGGTGATGACCCTGTACCCCGGCGCCAGCCCGCAAGTGATGACCAGCGCGGTGACGGCGCCCCTGGAACGCCAGTTCGGGCAGATGCCAGGCCTTACGCAGATGGCGTCCACCAGTTCCGGTGGTGCCTCGGTGCTGACCTTGCGCTTTAGCCTGGACATCAACATGGACGTGGCCGAGCAAGAAGTGCAGGCCGCGATCAACGGCGCCACCAACCTGCTGCCCAGCGATCTGCCTGCGCCGCCGGTGTACAACAAGGTCAACCCGGCCGACACGCCGGTGCTGACCCTGGCCGTCAGCTCCAAGACCATGCTGCTGCCCAAGCTCAATGACTTGGTCGACACGCGCATGGCGCAAAAGATCGCCCAGATCAGTGGCGTGGGCATGGTTTCCATCGCCGGTGGGCAGCGCCAGGCCGTGCGCATCAAGGTCAACCCCGAGGCCCTGGCGGCCAACGGCCTGAACCTGGCCGACGTACGCACCCTGATCGGCGCCTCCAACGTCAACCAGCCCAAGGGCAACTTCGATGGCCCCACGCGGGTGTCGATGCTCGACGCCAACGACCAGATGGCCAGCCCCGAGGAGTACGCCAACCTGGTGTTGGCCTACAAGAACGGCGCGCCGCTGCGCCTCAAGGACGTCGCCCAGGTGGTGGACGGCGCCGAGAACGAACGCCTGGCGGCATGGGCCAATCAGAACCAGGCGGTGCTGTTGAACATCCAGCGCCAGCCTGGTGCCAACGTGATCGAAGTGGTGGATCGGATCAAGGCGCTGTTGCCCTCGATCACCGACAACCTGCCGGCCGGCCTTGACGTCACCGTGCTCACCGACCGCACGCAAACCATCCGTGCCTCGGTCAGCGACGTGCAGCATGAGCTGTTCATCTCCATCGCCCTGGTGGTGCTGGTGACGTTCCTGTTCCTGCGCCGCTTCAGTGCCACCATCATTCCCTCGATCGCCGTGCCGCTGTCCCTGGTCGGCACCTTTGGCGTGATGTACCTGGCCGGTTTTTCGGTCAACAACCTCACGTTGATGGCCATGACCATCGCCACCGGGTTCGTGGTGGACGACGCCATCGTGATGCTGGAGAACATTTCCCGGCACATCGAGGAGGGCGAGACGCCCCTGCAGGCGGCGCTCAAGGGCGCCAAGCAGATTGGTTTTACCCTGCTGTCGCTGACCTTCTCGCTGATCGCCGTGCTGATCCCGTTGCTGTTCATGGCCGACGTGGTGGGGCGCCTGTTCCGCGAGTTCGCCATCACCCTGGCAGTGGCGATCCTGATTTCCCTGGTGGTGTCCCTCACCCTGACGCCAATGATGTGCGCGCGCCTGCTCAAGCGCGAGCCCAAGCCCGAAGAACAAGGGCGCTTCTATAAGGCCAGCGGCGCCTGGATTGACTGGCTGATCGAAGCCTACGGGCGCAAGTTGCAGTGGGTGCTGCGCCATCAGTTCATCACCCTACTGGTGGCTATCGGCACCCTGGCGCTCACCGTGGTGCTGTACCTGATGGTGCCCAAGGGCTTCTTCCCGGTGCAGGACACGGGGGTGATCCAGGGCATCACCGAGGCGCCGCAGTCGATCTCGTTCCAGGCCATGAGCCTGCGCCAGCAAGAACTGGCCAAGGTGGTGTTGCAGGACCCGGCCGTGGAGAGCTTGTCGTCCTACATCGGGGTGGACGGCGACAACGCCACGCTCAACAGTGGCCGTTTGCTGATCAACCTCAAGCCCCACGGCCAGCGTGACCTCACCGCCACGCAGGTGATCGCGCGCATCCAGCCCGAAGTCGACAAGCTGGTGGGCATGCGCCTGTTCATGCAGCCGGTGCAAGACCTCACCATCGAGGACCGCGTCAGCCGCACCCAGTACCAGTTCAGCATGTCCTCGCCCGACGCCGACCTGCTGGCACAGTGGAGCGGCAAGCTGGTGGACGCCCTGCGCCAACGCCCGGAACTCACGGACGTGGCCAGCGACCTGCAGGACAAAGGCTTGCAGGTGTACCTGGTGATCGACCGCGACGCGGCCAAGCGCCTGGGCATCAACGTGTCGGACATCACCAACGCCTTGTATGACGCTTTTGGCCAGCGGCAGATCTCGACCATTTACACCCAGGCCAGCCAGTACCGCGTGGTGCTGCAATCGGCCGACGCCTCGATTCTGGGGCCCAAGGCGCTGGACCAGATCCACGTCAAGACCTTGCAAAACGACCCGACCTCCACCGGCAGTACTGCCATCACCACCACCGCCGGGGTCTCGGCGCCGCAGGTCAAGCTGTCCAGCCTGGCCCATATCGAGCAGCGCCAGGCACAATTGGCGATCACCCACATCGGCCAGTTCCCGGCAGTGATGATGTCGTTCAACCTGGCGCCAGGCGTGGCCCTGGGCCAGGCGGTGCAACTGATCGAGCAAACCCAGAAGGACATCGGCATGCCGATTGGCGTGCAGACCGAGTTCCAGGGCGCCGCGCAGGCCTTCCAGGCCTCGCTGTCGAGCACGCTGCTGCTGATCCTGGCGGCGGTGGTCACCATGTACATCGTGCTGGGCGTGCTCTACGAGAGCTACATCCACCCGATCACCATCCTCTCGACCCTGCCGTCGGCAGCCGTCGGTGCCTTGCTGGCGCTGATGGTGACCGGCAACGACCTGGGCATGATCGCGATCATCGGCATCATCCTGTTGATCGGCATCGTGAAAAAGAACGCGATCATGATGATCGACTTTGCCCTGGACGCCGAGCGCAACCAGGGCATGGCCCCGGAGGCGGCGATCTACCAGGCGGCGCTGCTGCGGTTCCGGCCGATCCTGATGACCACCATGGCCGCGCTGTTCGGCGCCATCCCGTTGATGCTGGCCTCAGGCTCCGGCGCCGAACTGCGCCAGCCCCTGGGCCTGGTGATGGTTGGTGGGCTGCTGGTGAGCCAGGTGCTGACGCTGTTCACCACACCGGTGATCTACCTGTACTTCGACCGCCTGGCCCGGCGCATGCGCCGCCAGCCCAAGCCTGCGGAGCCGGTTGAAGCATGA
- the tpx gene encoding thiol peroxidase, with product MAQVTLKGNPVQVNGQLPQVGAQAPAFSLVGATLADVTLKDFAGKRKVLNIFPSVDTPTCATSVRKFNAALDKLENTVVLCISADLPFAQARFCGAEGLENVKSLSTLRGREFIENYGVAIADGPLAGLTARAVVVLDENDKVLHSELVGEIAEEPNYDAAIAALK from the coding sequence ATGGCTCAAGTAACGCTCAAAGGCAACCCGGTCCAGGTCAACGGTCAACTGCCCCAGGTCGGTGCCCAGGCTCCAGCCTTCTCGCTGGTGGGTGCGACCCTGGCCGACGTCACCCTGAAAGACTTCGCCGGCAAGCGCAAAGTGCTGAACATCTTCCCAAGCGTCGACACCCCGACCTGCGCTACCTCCGTGCGTAAGTTCAACGCTGCCCTCGACAAGCTGGAAAACACCGTGGTGCTGTGCATCTCGGCTGACCTGCCGTTTGCCCAGGCGCGTTTCTGCGGTGCCGAAGGCCTGGAAAACGTCAAGAGCCTATCGACCCTGCGTGGCCGTGAGTTCATCGAAAACTACGGCGTGGCCATCGCTGACGGTCCTCTGGCTGGCTTGACCGCACGTGCCGTGGTGGTGCTGGACGAGAACGACAAGGTGCTGCACAGCGAGCTGGTTGGCGAAATCGCCGAAGAGCCGAACTACGACGCTGCCATCGCTGCTTTGAAGTAA